In one Thioclava sp. ES.031 genomic region, the following are encoded:
- the xth gene encoding exodeoxyribonuclease III, producing MKIATFNINGIKARHQALVDWLKEAEPDVALLQEIKSVDEGFPREIFEELGYSVETHGQKSFNGVAILSKLPLEDVTRGLPGDEGDEQARWIEATVVGDKGAVRLCGLYLPNGNPVELDDAGQPVEGGKYAYKLSWMARMKARAEELLALEEPFVMAGDYNIIPQDEDAAKPEAWRGDALALPQSREAFRRILNLGFTEAFRARVQGPGHYSFWDYQAGAWQKNNGIRIDHLLLSPQAADLLRDVGIDKEIRGRDKPSDHVPVWITLDL from the coding sequence ATGAAAATCGCCACCTTCAACATCAACGGCATCAAGGCGCGCCATCAGGCGCTGGTCGATTGGCTGAAGGAGGCCGAGCCCGACGTGGCTTTGCTGCAGGAGATCAAGTCGGTCGACGAGGGTTTCCCGCGCGAGATCTTCGAAGAGCTGGGCTATTCGGTCGAGACGCATGGTCAGAAAAGTTTCAACGGCGTCGCGATCCTCTCGAAGCTGCCTTTGGAGGATGTGACGCGCGGCCTGCCCGGGGACGAGGGCGACGAACAGGCGCGCTGGATCGAGGCCACCGTGGTCGGCGACAAGGGCGCGGTGCGGCTCTGTGGTCTCTATCTGCCCAATGGCAACCCGGTGGAGCTGGACGATGCAGGCCAGCCCGTCGAGGGCGGCAAATATGCCTACAAGCTGTCATGGATGGCGCGGATGAAGGCGCGCGCGGAAGAACTGCTGGCGCTGGAAGAGCCCTTCGTGATGGCGGGCGATTACAACATCATCCCGCAGGACGAGGATGCCGCGAAACCCGAGGCGTGGCGCGGTGATGCGCTGGCGCTGCCGCAAAGCCGCGAAGCCTTCCGTCGTATCCTCAATCTCGGCTTCACCGAGGCGTTCCGCGCCCGGGTCCAAGGGCCGGGGCATTACTCCTTCTGGGACTATCAGGCAGGCGCCTGGCAGAAGAATAACGGCATCCGGATCGACCATCTGCTGCTAAGCCCGCAGGCGGCGGATCTGTTGCGCGATGTCGGCATCGACAAGGAAATCCGCGGCCGCGACAAGCCCTCGGATCACGTGCCGGTCTGGATCACGCTCGACCTCTGA
- a CDS encoding 8-oxoguanine deaminase codes for MGEILIRGAEVIVTMDGTRRELKGADLLLRDGQIAAVGPGLESTGEVVEAKGCVVTPGLVNTHHHLYQTLTRAVPGGQDALLFGWLQTLYPIWAKMGPEEIRVSAQVGLAELALTGCTTSSDHLYMYPNGARLEDTIHAAAELGLRFHPTRGAMSIGESDGGLPPDSLVEREDAILNDCIRVVDAFHDAGEGSMCRVGIAPCSPFSVSRELMRDAALLARDKGVMLHTHLAENDEDISYSLAQFGCRPGQYAEDLGWTGEDVWHAHCVKLDAGEIDLFARTKTGVAHCPCSNCRLGSGIAPVRQMRDAGVKVALGLDGSASNDAGSLIGEARMAMLLQRVQNGADAMAAREALEIATLGGAQVLGRPDCGVIAPGKRADVAIWDVSGLEAAGAWDSVAALVLCGPPKVKHLFVEGRQVVRDGRVVTIDLPRVIETQNRLASALMG; via the coding sequence ATGGGCGAGATCTTGATCCGGGGCGCCGAGGTGATCGTCACGATGGACGGCACCCGGCGCGAGCTGAAGGGCGCGGATCTGCTGCTGCGCGACGGGCAGATTGCCGCCGTCGGGCCGGGGCTCGAAAGCACGGGCGAGGTGGTCGAGGCCAAGGGCTGCGTCGTCACGCCGGGCCTCGTGAACACCCATCACCATCTCTACCAGACGCTGACCCGCGCGGTGCCGGGTGGGCAGGATGCGCTGCTGTTCGGCTGGCTGCAGACGCTCTACCCGATCTGGGCGAAGATGGGTCCCGAGGAAATCCGCGTCTCGGCGCAGGTGGGGCTCGCGGAGCTGGCGCTGACCGGCTGCACCACCAGTTCCGATCACCTGTATATGTATCCGAATGGCGCGCGGCTGGAGGACACGATCCACGCCGCCGCCGAGCTGGGCCTGCGGTTTCATCCCACGCGCGGCGCGATGAGCATCGGCGAGAGCGATGGTGGCCTACCGCCCGATAGTCTGGTCGAGCGCGAGGACGCGATCCTGAACGACTGCATCCGGGTCGTCGACGCGTTCCACGATGCGGGCGAGGGCTCGATGTGCCGGGTGGGGATCGCGCCGTGCTCACCGTTTTCCGTCTCGCGCGAACTGATGCGCGACGCGGCGCTGCTGGCGCGCGACAAGGGCGTGATGCTGCACACCCATCTGGCCGAGAATGACGAGGATATTTCCTATTCTCTGGCGCAGTTCGGCTGCCGTCCGGGGCAATATGCGGAAGACCTCGGCTGGACGGGCGAGGATGTCTGGCACGCCCATTGCGTGAAGTTGGATGCGGGCGAGATCGACCTGTTCGCGCGCACGAAGACGGGGGTTGCGCATTGTCCGTGCTCGAATTGCCGTCTGGGCTCGGGCATCGCGCCGGTGCGGCAGATGCGCGATGCGGGGGTGAAGGTGGCGCTGGGCCTCGATGGCTCGGCCTCGAACGATGCAGGCTCCCTCATTGGCGAGGCGCGCATGGCGATGCTGCTGCAGCGGGTGCAAAACGGCGCCGACGCGATGGCCGCGCGCGAGGCGCTGGAAATCGCGACTTTGGGCGGGGCGCAGGTGCTGGGCCGCCCCGATTGCGGGGTGATCGCGCCCGGAAAACGCGCGGATGTGGCGATCTGGGATGTCTCGGGGCTTGAGGCGGCGGGGGCTTGGGATTCGGTCGCGGCGCTGGTGCTCTGCGGGCCGCCCAAGGTGAAACATCTCTTCGTCGAGGGCCGTCAGGTGGTGCGCGACGGGCGGGTGGTGACGATCGACCTGCCGCGGGTGATCGAGACGCAAAACCGCCTCGCATCAGCGCTTATGGGCTGA
- a CDS encoding peroxidase-related enzyme (This protein belongs to a clade of uncharacterized proteins related to peroxidases such as the alkylhydroperoxidase AhpD.): MQDKISRHPVPKLADMPEDIRTRIEAVQEKAGFIPNIFLALAHRPDECRAFFAYHDALMEKPGNLTIAEREMIVVATSAANECQYCVIAHGAILRIRAKNPLIADQVAVNYRKSEITPRQRAMLDFAMKVSLRAQEVEEADYEALRAHGFTDDDIWDIGAITAFFGLSNRLVNMAAIPPNPEFYAMGR; this comes from the coding sequence ATGCAAGACAAGATCAGCCGGCATCCGGTGCCGAAACTCGCAGACATGCCCGAGGATATCCGCACGCGGATCGAGGCGGTGCAGGAGAAGGCCGGGTTCATCCCGAACATTTTCCTCGCGCTGGCGCACCGGCCCGACGAGTGCCGCGCCTTCTTCGCCTATCATGACGCGCTGATGGAGAAGCCCGGCAACCTGACCATTGCCGAGCGCGAGATGATCGTGGTGGCGACCTCGGCGGCCAATGAGTGCCAGTATTGCGTCATTGCGCATGGCGCGATCCTGCGCATCCGCGCCAAGAACCCGCTCATCGCCGATCAGGTCGCGGTGAATTACCGCAAGTCCGAGATCACGCCGCGCCAGCGCGCGATGCTCGATTTCGCAATGAAGGTGAGCTTGCGCGCGCAGGAGGTCGAGGAGGCCGATTACGAAGCGCTGCGCGCCCACGGTTTCACCGATGACGATATCTGGGACATCGGCGCGATCACCGCGTTTTTCGGCCTGTCGAACCGCTTGGTGAACATGGCCGCGATCCCGCCGAACCCCGAGTTCTACGCGATGGGGCGCTGA
- a CDS encoding EamA family transporter, whose translation MSDWIISVSGTETGKHLALGLALLAAFLHALFGALQKGRHDPWLSRAAIDASYGIIAAPFALFVVPWPEPFMWPIFVGVFFIHVAYKLLQAACYQRGAYTVVYPVVRGTGPLFAVIGAGFIFGEHFTLGQWAGVATLLAGIYGLAIYNLRNVTVDRETMVPALMLAVATGAFVALYTTYDAYGIRATADPFTFLAWFFFIDGWFMPIFTARRWTKLASSEMVPLVKRGVIGAIVAYFSFGSIMLATRLDKVGEAAVLRETSTVFAALIGWLVLGEKVGPRRTALMALIAAGAVIVEIAGR comes from the coding sequence TTGAGCGACTGGATCATCTCCGTTTCGGGCACCGAGACCGGCAAACACCTCGCGCTGGGTCTCGCGCTGCTCGCGGCCTTTCTTCACGCGCTGTTCGGGGCGCTGCAGAAAGGGCGTCACGATCCGTGGCTCAGCCGCGCCGCGATCGATGCGAGCTACGGGATCATCGCGGCCCCCTTCGCGCTCTTCGTCGTGCCGTGGCCCGAGCCCTTCATGTGGCCGATCTTCGTCGGCGTCTTCTTCATCCATGTCGCCTACAAGCTGTTGCAGGCGGCCTGCTACCAGCGCGGGGCCTATACGGTGGTCTATCCGGTGGTGCGCGGCACGGGGCCGCTTTTCGCGGTGATCGGCGCGGGGTTCATCTTCGGAGAGCATTTCACGCTGGGCCAATGGGCCGGGGTGGCGACGCTTCTGGCAGGCATCTACGGGCTTGCGATCTACAATCTGCGCAATGTGACGGTCGATCGCGAGACGATGGTGCCCGCCCTGATGCTGGCCGTGGCGACCGGCGCGTTCGTTGCGCTCTATACCACCTATGACGCCTATGGCATTCGCGCGACCGCCGATCCGTTCACCTTCCTTGCGTGGTTCTTCTTCATCGACGGCTGGTTCATGCCGATCTTTACCGCGCGGCGCTGGACGAAGCTGGCGAGTTCGGAAATGGTGCCGCTCGTCAAAAGGGGTGTTATCGGCGCGATTGTTGCTTATTTCTCCTTTGGCTCGATCATGTTGGCGACACGGCTCGACAAGGTGGGCGAGGCGGCGGTGCTGCGCGAGACCTCGACGGTCTTCGCAGCGCTCATCGGCTGGCTCGTGCTGGGCGAGAAAGTGGGGCCGCGGCGCACGGCTCTGATGGCGCTGATCGCGGCAGGGGCCGTGATCGTTGAGATAGCAGGCAGGTAA
- a CDS encoding lysoplasmalogenase family protein: protein MMSAAPISLLIAAVFALIYLARHAGAGESGAKTLVKTASVVALIPMAAAMGAPLAILAGLALGAAGDFALSRPGQRAFLIGMAAFAAGHLAYLLGFLDIGARPSAWTIPLIALGLSAEFWLLPRTGGLCWPVRSYIWIIVAMAAVAMGLPAGYLMVVLGSLAFVLSDLILALEMFVLRDAGRKQLAARALWVLYWGGQALIGWGAGSGFAGG, encoded by the coding sequence ATGATGTCCGCAGCCCCGATCAGTCTCCTCATCGCCGCCGTCTTCGCGCTGATTTACCTCGCGCGCCATGCAGGCGCGGGGGAAAGCGGCGCGAAAACCCTTGTGAAGACCGCCTCCGTCGTGGCGCTGATTCCGATGGCGGCGGCGATGGGGGCACCGCTTGCGATCCTCGCAGGTCTCGCGCTCGGGGCGGCGGGCGATTTCGCCCTGTCGCGTCCCGGCCAACGGGCTTTCCTGATCGGCATGGCGGCCTTCGCGGCCGGGCATCTGGCCTATCTTCTGGGCTTCCTCGACATCGGAGCGCGGCCCTCCGCATGGACCATTCCGCTTATCGCCCTGGGACTGTCGGCGGAGTTCTGGCTGCTGCCGCGCACGGGCGGGCTGTGCTGGCCGGTGCGCAGCTATATCTGGATCATCGTGGCGATGGCGGCGGTGGCGATGGGCCTGCCTGCGGGCTATCTGATGGTGGTCCTGGGCAGCCTCGCCTTCGTCCTCTCCGACCTGATCCTCGCGCTGGAGATGTTCGTGCTGCGCGACGCAGGCCGCAAACAGCTGGCGGCGCGCGCGCTCTGGGTGCTCTACTGGGGCGGTCAGGCCTTGATCGGCTGGGGCGCGGGATCGGGTTTTGCCGGGGGATAA
- a CDS encoding inner membrane-spanning protein YciB: MAEKKISPWVKAALDWGPLIVFFVAFNRLKDGTYTILGTDYSGFVVATALFIPLIAATTLILWLLTGKLSAMQIATLVLVAIFGGLSVWLNDPTFFKMKPTIIYLLFAGILGAGLLRGKAWLQLVMNEAMPMAHEGWMILTKRFVWLFLGLAVANEVVWRTMSDAHWVDFKTFGLPIIMIAFIMSQAKLFERHGIDTEESEEG, from the coding sequence ATGGCAGAGAAAAAGATTTCCCCCTGGGTGAAAGCGGCGCTCGACTGGGGGCCGCTCATCGTGTTCTTCGTCGCCTTCAACCGGCTCAAGGACGGCACCTACACGATCCTCGGCACCGACTACTCGGGCTTCGTCGTGGCCACCGCGCTGTTCATCCCGCTGATCGCGGCGACGACGCTGATTCTGTGGCTGCTGACCGGCAAGCTCTCGGCGATGCAGATCGCGACGCTCGTGCTGGTGGCGATCTTCGGCGGGCTGTCGGTCTGGCTGAACGATCCGACCTTCTTCAAGATGAAGCCCACGATCATCTACCTGCTGTTTGCGGGCATCCTCGGGGCCGGATTGCTGCGCGGCAAGGCGTGGCTGCAACTGGTGATGAACGAGGCGATGCCGATGGCGCATGAGGGCTGGATGATCCTGACCAAGCGCTTCGTCTGGCTGTTTCTGGGCCTTGCCGTGGCCAATGAGGTCGTCTGGCGCACGATGTCGGACGCGCATTGGGTCGATTTCAAGACCTTCGGTCTGCCGATCATCATGATCGCCTTCATCATGTCGCAGGCGAAGCTGTTCGAGCGCCACGGGATCGATACGGAGGAAAGCGAGGAGGGTTAA
- a CDS encoding 5-formyltetrahydrofolate cyclo-ligase, which produces MSKDLARKDAFAARKAAHAADDGAATRALTAALEPFAGKVLAGYWPIRTEPDPRPAMVAHGGPLCLPVVVAEAQPLVFHRWTPETEMIAGAFGAHIPAEGEEITPEVLIVPLLAFDAQGYRLGYGGGFYDRTLEGLRARGPVTAIGFAFAAQEVPEVPTEPTDQPLDMIVTEAGILHL; this is translated from the coding sequence ATGAGCAAGGATCTCGCGCGCAAGGACGCTTTCGCGGCGCGCAAAGCCGCCCATGCTGCCGATGATGGCGCGGCGACCCGTGCGCTGACGGCGGCGCTGGAGCCGTTCGCGGGCAAGGTGCTGGCGGGATACTGGCCGATCCGCACCGAGCCCGATCCGCGCCCGGCGATGGTCGCCCATGGCGGGCCGCTCTGTCTGCCGGTGGTGGTCGCGGAGGCGCAGCCCCTGGTCTTTCACCGCTGGACGCCCGAGACCGAGATGATCGCGGGCGCTTTCGGGGCGCATATCCCGGCAGAGGGTGAGGAGATCACACCCGAGGTGCTGATCGTGCCGCTGCTGGCTTTCGACGCACAGGGCTATCGGCTGGGCTATGGCGGCGGCTTTTACGACCGCACGCTGGAGGGGCTGCGCGCCCGCGGCCCCGTCACCGCGATCGGCTTTGCTTTCGCGGCGCAGGAAGTGCCGGAGGTGCCCACCGAGCCGACCGATCAGCCGCTCGACATGATCGTGACCGAGGCGGGCATCCTACATCTTTGA
- the guaD gene encoding guanine deaminase: MAELHLGQVLEYRGDALVEGPEAVTHRRRGGMLIDGGMIAAVGEADDLREAHPQAEIIDHGDHLLSPGFVDAHVHYPQTAIIASWGKRLIDWLNTYTFPEEISFADPAHAEEIATRYLDLALMNGTTSMCSYCTIHPASVEAFFTAAKARGMRAAAGKTCMDRHAPEALRDTPQSAYDDSRILLQKWHGTGRLSYVITPRFSPTSSADQLCALGALWAEHPDCLMQTHLSEQVDEIAWVRELYPTARDYLDTYETYGLLGENALYGHAIHLEPREADRIKEVGAALIHCPTSNTFIGSGLFDWPTRLAEGQRIGLATDTGGGSSFSMLRTMAAAYEIGQLTHQPLHPAQLWWLATHGSAQSMRMGDKIGALAPGMEADFIAVDLASTLAISQRAARAEDIWEAIFPTIMMGDDRAIAGTWIAGKRLH; the protein is encoded by the coding sequence ATGGCTGAGCTGCATCTGGGGCAGGTTCTGGAATACCGTGGCGATGCGCTTGTCGAAGGGCCGGAAGCGGTCACGCACCGGCGGCGCGGCGGTATGCTGATCGACGGCGGTATGATCGCCGCCGTGGGCGAGGCCGACGATCTGCGCGAGGCCCATCCGCAGGCCGAGATCATCGATCATGGCGACCATCTCCTGTCGCCCGGTTTCGTCGATGCGCATGTGCATTACCCGCAGACCGCGATCATCGCGAGCTGGGGCAAGCGCCTGATCGACTGGCTCAACACCTATACTTTCCCCGAAGAGATTTCCTTCGCCGATCCCGCCCATGCCGAAGAGATCGCGACCCGCTATCTCGATCTGGCGCTGATGAACGGCACGACGTCGATGTGCAGCTATTGCACGATCCATCCCGCCAGCGTCGAAGCCTTCTTCACCGCCGCCAAGGCCCGCGGAATGCGCGCCGCGGCGGGCAAGACCTGCATGGATCGCCACGCCCCCGAGGCTTTGCGCGACACCCCGCAATCGGCCTATGACGACAGCCGCATCCTCTTGCAGAAATGGCACGGGACGGGCCGGCTGAGCTATGTCATCACGCCGCGCTTCTCGCCCACCTCTTCTGCGGATCAGCTTTGCGCCTTGGGCGCGCTCTGGGCGGAGCATCCCGATTGCCTGATGCAGACCCATCTGAGCGAGCAGGTGGACGAGATCGCCTGGGTGCGCGAGCTATATCCCACCGCGCGCGACTATCTCGACACTTACGAGACCTATGGCCTGCTGGGCGAGAACGCGCTTTACGGCCACGCGATCCATCTGGAACCGCGCGAGGCCGACCGGATCAAGGAGGTCGGCGCGGCGCTGATCCATTGCCCGACCTCGAACACTTTCATCGGCTCGGGACTGTTCGACTGGCCGACGCGTCTGGCCGAGGGGCAGCGGATCGGTCTGGCCACCGATACCGGCGGCGGGTCGAGCTTCTCGATGCTGCGCACGATGGCCGCCGCCTATGAGATCGGGCAGCTGACGCATCAGCCGCTGCATCCCGCGCAGCTCTGGTGGCTGGCCACGCACGGCTCGGCCCAGTCGATGCGGATGGGCGACAAGATCGGTGCGCTGGCGCCGGGGATGGAGGCGGATTTCATCGCCGTCGACCTCGCCTCGACGCTTGCCATCTCTCAACGCGCGGCGCGGGCGGAGGATATCTGGGAAGCGATTTTCCCGACGATCATGATGGGCGACGACCGCGCGATCGCGGGCACCTGGATCGCGGGCAAGCGGCTGCATTGA
- the ftsY gene encoding signal recognition particle-docking protein FtsY, whose product MSFFKKLKSRLTRSSSKLEQGLEDIVAENAASEDEVAETPEPSAPATPAETPAETSPEAAPQTRAEPAPEPEPEAEPEPEPEPQHSDTINLPDPTPPAPGYVPAPVTEPVEEEHAQIAKAPLDVEPAPERPSPEPKKPGLLGRIFGGGEAKPAEPRRVLDDEMLESLEELLIASDMGVDTALRVSANLAEGRMGRKLSVSEIKGLLAQEVARIMEPVAKPLPLYPKKPQVVLVVGVNGSGKTTTIGKLASQFRAAGKQVVIAAGDTFRAAAVEQLQVWGNRAGVPVLTAPEGSDPASLAYDAMKKAEAEGADLLMIDTAGRLQNRADLMEELAKIVRVIRKVDESAPHNTLLVLDATTGQNALQQVDVFRKISNVSGLVMTKLDGTAKGGVLVALADKFGLPIHAIGVGEQLDDLAPFDPEEFAQALVGLED is encoded by the coding sequence ATGTCGTTTTTCAAAAAGCTCAAATCGCGTCTGACGCGTTCCTCCTCCAAGCTCGAGCAGGGCCTCGAGGATATCGTCGCCGAGAATGCGGCCAGTGAAGACGAGGTTGCGGAGACGCCGGAGCCTTCCGCGCCCGCGACGCCCGCAGAGACGCCCGCAGAGACCTCCCCCGAGGCCGCGCCGCAGACCCGCGCTGAACCCGCCCCGGAACCGGAGCCCGAGGCAGAGCCTGAGCCCGAACCCGAACCGCAGCACAGCGACACGATCAACCTCCCCGATCCGACGCCGCCCGCGCCCGGCTACGTGCCCGCGCCGGTGACCGAACCGGTCGAGGAGGAGCACGCGCAGATCGCCAAGGCGCCGCTCGACGTCGAGCCCGCGCCCGAACGTCCCAGCCCAGAGCCGAAGAAGCCCGGCCTTCTAGGTCGCATCTTCGGCGGCGGCGAGGCGAAACCCGCCGAGCCGCGCCGCGTCCTCGATGACGAGATGCTCGAAAGCCTCGAAGAGCTTCTGATCGCCTCCGACATGGGCGTCGACACGGCGCTGCGCGTCTCGGCAAACCTCGCCGAGGGGCGGATGGGCCGCAAGCTCTCGGTCTCCGAGATCAAGGGGCTTCTGGCCCAAGAGGTCGCCCGGATCATGGAGCCGGTCGCGAAACCGCTGCCGCTCTATCCGAAAAAACCGCAGGTCGTTCTGGTGGTGGGCGTCAACGGTTCGGGCAAGACCACGACGATCGGCAAGCTCGCCTCGCAATTCCGCGCAGCCGGCAAACAGGTCGTGATCGCGGCGGGCGACACGTTCCGCGCAGCCGCCGTCGAACAGCTGCAGGTCTGGGGCAACCGCGCCGGCGTGCCGGTCCTGACCGCGCCCGAAGGCTCGGATCCGGCCTCGCTCGCCTATGACGCGATGAAAAAGGCCGAGGCCGAAGGCGCGGACCTTCTGATGATCGACACGGCAGGGCGGTTGCAGAACCGCGCCGACCTGATGGAGGAGCTGGCCAAGATCGTCCGCGTGATCCGCAAGGTCGACGAGAGCGCGCCGCATAACACGCTTCTCGTGCTCGATGCGACGACGGGGCAGAACGCGCTGCAGCAGGTCGATGTCTTCCGCAAGATCTCGAACGTGTCGGGGCTGGTGATGACCAAGCTCGACGGTACCGCGAAGGGCGGCGTACTGGTGGCGCTGGCCGACAAGTTCGGCCTCCCGATCCATGCGATCGGGGTGGGCGAACAGCTCGACGATCTGGCGCCCTTCGACCCGGAGGAATTCGCGCAGGCCCTCGTCGGTCTCGAAGACTGA
- the mgtE gene encoding magnesium transporter → MAEALAEETEREEEDYRLSGELVEEILDAVEQEDAGRLSELLEPLHAADIADLIEQVSGHERREILRLWGRQIDGEILTEIDEGIREEVLASLPPEVLADAVRELDSDDVVDLIEDLEEPQQEVILGALDETDRAAVEKSLGYPEYSAGRLMQREVVTAPEHWTVGETIDFLRKAKWLPDQFYHVTLVDPGHHPVGNVTLGRILSAPRASKLIEICEEEFRKISAYQDEGDVAYAFNQYHLISAPVVDEDDRLVGVITIDDAMSVLDEEHEEDILRLAGVGDESAISDTVLETVRQRLPWLFVNLLTAILASAVISIFEGTIQQLVALAVLMPIVASMGGNAGTQTLTVAVRALATRDLTDSNVWRVVRRETIVGLLNGLAFAVVMGAVAAFWFSGAQLGIVIGLAMVINLVVAALSGILIPLALEKLGADPALASGTFVTTMTDVVGFFAFLGLASVVLL, encoded by the coding sequence ATGGCCGAAGCACTTGCCGAAGAGACAGAGCGCGAGGAAGAGGATTATCGGCTGAGCGGTGAGCTGGTCGAGGAAATTCTCGATGCCGTCGAGCAGGAAGATGCAGGTCGCCTGAGCGAGCTGCTCGAGCCTTTGCACGCCGCCGACATCGCCGACCTTATCGAACAGGTCTCCGGCCATGAGCGGCGCGAGATTCTGCGCCTCTGGGGCCGCCAGATCGACGGCGAGATCCTGACCGAGATCGATGAGGGCATCCGCGAGGAGGTTCTCGCGAGCCTGCCGCCGGAAGTTCTGGCCGACGCTGTCCGTGAGCTCGATTCCGATGACGTCGTCGACCTGATCGAAGACCTCGAGGAGCCGCAGCAGGAAGTGATCCTCGGCGCGCTCGACGAGACCGACCGGGCCGCGGTCGAGAAATCGCTGGGCTATCCCGAATATTCCGCCGGTCGTTTGATGCAGCGCGAGGTCGTGACAGCGCCCGAGCATTGGACGGTGGGCGAGACGATCGACTTTCTGCGGAAAGCCAAATGGCTGCCCGACCAGTTCTATCATGTGACCCTCGTCGATCCGGGCCACCACCCGGTCGGCAATGTCACTCTGGGACGCATCCTGTCCGCCCCGCGCGCCTCGAAGCTGATCGAGATTTGCGAGGAAGAGTTCCGCAAGATCTCGGCCTATCAGGACGAGGGCGACGTGGCCTATGCGTTCAACCAGTATCACCTGATCTCGGCCCCGGTCGTGGATGAAGACGACCGCCTGGTCGGCGTCATCACCATCGACGACGCGATGTCCGTGCTCGACGAGGAACACGAGGAAGACATCCTGCGCCTCGCCGGTGTGGGCGACGAATCCGCGATCTCGGATACCGTTCTGGAAACCGTGCGTCAGCGCCTGCCGTGGCTCTTCGTGAACCTGCTGACGGCGATCCTCGCCTCGGCGGTGATCTCGATCTTCGAAGGCACGATCCAGCAGCTTGTGGCGCTCGCGGTGCTGATGCCGATCGTGGCCTCGATGGGCGGCAATGCGGGCACCCAGACGCTGACCGTGGCGGTGCGCGCGCTGGCCACCCGCGACCTGACCGACAGCAACGTCTGGCGGGTCGTGCGACGCGAAACCATCGTGGGGCTGCTCAACGGTCTGGCCTTCGCTGTGGTGATGGGCGCGGTGGCCGCCTTCTGGTTCTCGGGCGCGCAGCTTGGCATCGTGATTGGGCTGGCGATGGTGATCAACCTCGTGGTGGCCGCCCTTTCGGGCATCCTGATCCCGCTCGCGCTTGAGAAACTCGGCGCGGACCCGGCGTTGGCCTCGGGCACCTTCGTCACGACGATGACCGATGTGGTGGGCTTCTTCGCCTTCCTCGGGCTGGCCTCCGTGGTTCTGCTATGA
- the purU gene encoding formyltetrahydrofolate deformylase has translation MTQTADAYVLTVACPSTRGIVAGIANVLADQGCNITDSHQYDDPKTGQFFMRVSFVSEKGKDAEAIRAAFEPVAKDFEMDWAVRSSREKMKVLVMVSNFGHCLNDLLYRWRIGALPIEIVGVVSNHMTYQKVVVNHDLPFHHIKVTKENKPEAEQRLLDVVDESGAELIVLARYMQILSDALCQKMSGRIINIHHSFLPSFKGANPYKQAYERGVKLIGATSHYVTADLDEGPIIEQDTVRITHAQSPSDYVSLGRDVEAQVLSRAIHAHVQHRVFLNDNKTVVFPASPGAYASERMG, from the coding sequence ATGACCCAGACTGCCGACGCTTACGTTCTCACCGTTGCCTGCCCCTCGACGCGGGGAATCGTCGCGGGGATCGCGAACGTGTTGGCCGATCAGGGCTGCAACATCACCGACTCGCACCAATATGACGACCCGAAGACGGGCCAGTTCTTCATGCGCGTCAGCTTCGTCTCCGAGAAGGGCAAGGATGCCGAGGCTATCCGCGCCGCCTTCGAGCCGGTCGCCAAGGATTTCGAGATGGACTGGGCGGTGCGCAGCTCGCGCGAGAAGATGAAGGTTCTGGTGATGGTGTCGAATTTCGGCCATTGCCTGAACGACCTTCTCTATCGCTGGCGCATCGGTGCGCTGCCGATCGAGATCGTGGGCGTGGTGTCGAACCACATGACCTATCAGAAGGTCGTCGTGAACCATGACCTGCCCTTCCACCACATCAAGGTGACGAAGGAGAACAAGCCCGAGGCCGAGCAGCGTCTGCTCGACGTCGTCGACGAGTCGGGTGCCGAACTGATCGTGCTGGCGCGCTACATGCAGATCCTGTCGGATGCGCTGTGCCAGAAGATGTCGGGCCGGATCATCAATATCCACCACTCCTTCCTGCCGAGCTTCAAGGGCGCGAACCCCTACAAGCAGGCTTACGAGCGTGGTGTGAAGCTGATCGGGGCGACCTCGCATTACGTGACTGCCGATCTCGACGAAGGTCCGATCATCGAGCAGGACACCGTGCGCATCACCCATGCGCAGAGCCCGTCGGATTACGTCTCGCTGGGCCGCGATGTCGAGGCGCAGGTGCTGTCGCGCGCGATCCACGCCCATGTGCAGCACCGGGTCTTCCTGAACGACAACAAGACGGTCGTCTTCCCGGCCTCGCCCGGCGCCTACGCCTCCGAGCGGATGGGCTGA